A region of the Corticium candelabrum chromosome 4, ooCorCand1.1, whole genome shotgun sequence genome:
ATCCCAGACCAGTCATTACGTTCCATACAATGAGAACAATAAGAAGGACTAACAGAGACGAAGCAGCTGTCACCAAACATCATCACAGTGGCGAAAAACTCAACCTTTCCATTTGAATGCTTCCGGCTGCAGAGCTGCCACGCAATCGACAAGTCGCTGTTCAAATGCTCTAAGGTCTGATCACAAAACAATTACGAATAATACAGTCTGATCGACGAAAACTCGTACCTTCGGCTGGGTCTGCAGACATCTCATTTGCTAATAACCCGGATGTGAAATTGTACGTACACAGTACAGAAAGATGGTGTCTCAATGGTGGAGAAACGCTGGACTCAGGTGACGAACGAAACTGTTGCTGCTCTAAAATTATTATGTACATGtctttgcttaattaagtggTGCTGTTAATCGGGGGCCCATATTGGGTGTGCGGATGAAATTGTCACTTTTAATCACTAAAATTTTCTCTTAGTTACCTGAAGTACTCGAATATTTGTGCAAGACATTTAAGACGAGCTTTGAAGCCGGAATTTCGCGAGGTGGCGTTGAAACAAGAACGGAGCCAAATCAAATGTCAAATTTGGCAAGATGGCAAACCAGACGGTGAACTGAGTGAGAAAGACTTATAGCAACGTTGTTTTCTTGGCTTATTGATGATTTTATTTAGGACAATTTACGCCTGAAAACCTGTCGGGACGTGTGCTGGAGAAATGACATTTGAGTAACTGTAGCCTCGAACACTCTGTATTTTGTCACTACATGTTGCTTCAAATGAAAATATctgttactgtactgtacaaacaATACCGTCTAAAAACAGTCGGGTTGTGTAACCATTTCTTCAAGCAGTCGCTGTTCAATCAACTCTTTACTTGTGTCTGGCAGAGATGGCAAGTTATAGCTAAGGAAGCACAGCTTGCCAGTTCGTCTAGCtaaagaagaaagaaacaatttgTCAAACCGTTGCTGAAGTTTACAATTTAATAAATGGGAATCATTGCTTTCAAACCTAGTCGTTGAGCCAGTTGACTGGAGGTGAGATTGTCCGGAGGCCCAAGTAGCTTGGTTGCTATTGGAATTGTATCCTAGTCAAATAAGAGGTTGACATGTTAATGATGTATGATGTGTGAAACCATTACAAGACAGAGTAGATGAGTTAGATGAGTTAGATGACATCGAAATGTCAACAGACTAAACTGAAAGTATATCAACTAATAGTTAATTCGTAGTCATGCTACATAAAGCATTTATTATATTCAGTTATTTACAAATCTAGTTGGCATAGCAACTGCCAACTCAGTCATCGATGCTTTGTCATTGATCCATAACAGCAAGCTGTCTTTCATCTTGATAACTCGAAAATATATATCCTGATTAGCTACACGAGCAGAAAAGTCGTGAACTTTGAAAGTTGGGCGGTCACGTGAAACTGAAACTGCATCATCAGCCATTCTGATCTCGCATACGGGACATGTAGATTGATGCATACGGGCCCTCCATGGAACCCAAACCGCCGAAGATACCGAAAACTCTGAAGGAGAAAGACTCTACGAAACGTCTAATAGTTATTTTAGAACATGCTTCTCTGGAAACCGTAAAGGTAGACCGTTTATTTTAGAGCCTCCCCAGAGGGCTCTAATGtttatgcgcatgcgtaaagtTGTGGTTCACTCTTTAGTGTGGAAGGAAATTTGAGTTGCTCAATTGTGACGATCATCAGTCTATTCTGAAGAAGCATGGACGAGATCTGAGCTCGGCGCGGCCAGACATCACTCATCAGGTCTCAATATCACTTCCATCTTGCAGGAGTTTCACACAAGATTGTAGTCTGATCTAATTTACACTCACTCTAAAGCTCATATTGTTTATAgtgtttgttgatgttgatggaCAGCCCACTGAATCGGGCAGGCCTTTTACAAGTGTACATTCACACGCAGAAGAACGTTCTCATAGAAGTTAATCCCCAAACAAGAATACCACGGACGTTTAATCGGTTTTGTGGACTGATGGGTAATTTTTCTACTGAACTCGTTGATCCCAATGCAATCATGCTTTGTGTTAGTCCAGCTGTTGCATAAATTAAGTATTCACGCCTCTGATGGGCCAATGAAGCTACTGAAGGTTGAAGGATTAAGGATTTCTATGACTCTTTGTCACTGCATGATGATTTGGATGTCTTGAATCGTCTCTAGGTCATCAAAAATCCTATCACCGATCACTTGCCTACGGGTTGTAGGAAACTAGGTATTGCCTAGAGCTATTCTTCAAGTGTTTTCGCAATGTTGatgatttctgttgtttgtaacTGCCAGGCACCTCATTCAATGCTGAAGGCTGTGTGAGAGTGAGAGATTATGCACCTGACAACGAGCcgattgtgtttgttgttggtgcAATGGCTCATGGCCGGGTGTGTGTGCACAACGTTTCTTCAGTCTGTTCTATTCCGTGAATTGTCTTGTTCGGATTTCTAGGTCTCTACCGATTACACAGAGGAAGACATTGCGATCAGTGAATACCCTTTGTCTGGGGCATTGACATGTACAAAAATATGCAGTGCATTTGAAGAAGCATGGGGAATACACTAGGCGTTGTGTATATGACACTGAAGTTACGACAAATTGTAGAGATATTCTCCATTTGAttaacaaagaaacaaataattCAATGCTCAACAGGCTTGAGCTGCCTGTCATGTCTCGTTTCTAATTCGTTGAGCAGAGTATTTTACATCATGTCATCTTTATTGTAAAGTCCGGTATTTTACTAGACAGATAATAAATTTTAGATGAACAAGGTAACAAATTTGTGGTATACTACACTAGCAGTATAGATACATGCACAGTGGTTGATTACATTCACCTTTGATGCCCAACTGTTGTTCAATTAGCAGGCTCATTTCGTAGTCATAAAACGCCACTCGGCCATTCTGCATTACAACTAGGTCATCCTACAAATCTGGACGCGGAGATATCGCCTGCACGTGGGCGTGTTCTTGGGCGTGCGCAAAACGGGATTCCGTTCCCAGTATGATGAGCAGCAGTCCCTACCCAGAAGATGCATAGTAAGGACGACTTTCTCGCCTTTTTCAAGTCGTCGTCTGGATCAACACGGATAGACCTCCTCTGTCGCGTCCTGCGCTTCTGCTCGCCTCTCGAGCTGCGCTTTATTGCGTCTGTATTGGAGGACATGTGTCGTAAAGATCATCACGACTTGCAAAATATTGAGCATCGCATCAACGCGGCGACGCTCACTGCGGACGGCTCGAGCGTCTCTCTACACGAGAAGTCGACTCGTCGCCGTCTTCTTATAACATTAGCGCTTCTGAGGTCGGACAACCAACCCGTCGCTCGTCGCCTCTTCGAGCAGCTGATGCAGAGTCTGTGCGTAAACGGTGGACTGAAGGACAGCGTCGAGCTGTACGACGAGGGTCTCTTGTTGTTGCTCATGGCTGCTAATCATCCGGCCTTGCTTTTTGACGAGCGTCAGCGTCTGTGGAGGCGAATCGAACAGCTGACGAGCGGGTCGGAGGTAAGATGAGTTAGAAGACGGGCACAATTTGTATGGCGTGGGTTTATGGTTTGCTGCCGTGCAGGTGTCGTTTGCGGAGAAGTCGCTGGTCGACAAGACGGAACCTGCAGGTCAGAGAATGCTAGTTCGTGTTATGTTGTTGTGGCTAGTCGTTGGCGTTTCGTGCTGCGCTAGTGCAGAGATGTGTCGTAGAGTACAATTTCCGTCGTCTATTGTCTAGATAGGGAATTTCCTCTGAGCGGCATGAGTTGTTCACGTGCAGGTCGTTACTCCTTCGCGTTTCTAACCGATTTTGTCGATTAGAAAAACTTGCCTTGAAGAAAATCGAGGTGAAAGACGTGCAGCAGCGCGCAGGAACCAAGACCTATGAGTACTGCATGGAGGTGAGAATTTTtccttgtttgtatgtcatgACGTGTGGCTTCGTTCACTTTTCCGCACTCTAGTACATCTTCATTAACTAAACATTTTGATTGAAGGTTTCCTGGTCGGATGGGAGCGTGAATTTCGTGCACAAAACCCACCAGGAGCTGTTCGAATTCCAGAACAAGGTAGATATCACCTCGCTCGTCCCATTGTGAGAGACAATACGCTGTAATTCTTTCTACAGTTGCTGGACAAGTTTCCTAACGAAGGTGGGAAGAAGAACCGTACTATACCCTTTCTACCGGGCAAACGGTATTTGGCGAGATACAGAGAGCTTGCGGATAAGCGGC
Encoded here:
- the LOC134178632 gene encoding proteasome assembly chaperone 4-like; protein product: MADDAVSVSRDRPTFKVHDFSARVANQDIYFRVIKMKDSLLLWINDKASMTELAVAMPTRFDTIPIATKLLGPPDNLTSSQLAQRLARRTGKLCFLSYNLPSLPDTSKELIEQRLLEEMVTQPDCF
- the LOC134178609 gene encoding ribosomal RNA small subunit methyltransferase NEP1-like, which gives rise to MEPKPPKIPKTLKEKDSTKRLIVILEHASLETVKCGRKFELLNCDDHQSILKKHGRDLSSARPDITHQCLLMLMDSPLNRAGLLQVYIHTQKNVLIEVNPQTRIPRTFNRFCGLMVQLLHKLSIHASDGPMKLLKVIKNPITDHLPTGCRKLGTSFNAEGCVRVRDYAPDNEPIVFVVGAMAHGRVSTDYTEEDIAISEYPLSGALTCTKICSAFEEAWGIH